The Coffea arabica cultivar ET-39 chromosome 8e, Coffea Arabica ET-39 HiFi, whole genome shotgun sequence genome window below encodes:
- the LOC113703987 gene encoding probable inactive ATP-dependent zinc metalloprotease FTSHI 1, chloroplastic gives MYFSAVGLGPFQNNPSPTLFQPQPSIIRRDFSLHVKFQLQKRQKYWNCPVTSAKRVHFYHSPYTLFGKIKANSKASENLYGSNDEKDDFVTRILKENPSQVEPRYLIGNKLYTLKEKENLSNKNLDYGVVGLLKTLNLKSLLSKTRYEGQLTKSGEEVYLKDILREYKGKLYVPEQIFGANFSDEEEFEKNVEELPKMSIEDFRKCMKSDKIKLLTFKENPASPYGVGFRDFVVELKEIPGERSLQRTKWAMRLDESQAQVMLEQYTGPRNEIEKQMMSFVGKLPEYPHPIASKISSRVMVELGVLTAVMTAAAIVVGGFLASAVFAVTSFIFAVAVYVVWPVVKPFLKFFFGIIFGVLERVWENFLDFFTDGGFFSKLYEVYTFGGVSASIEMLKPILLVFGTMVILLRFTLSRRPKNFRKWDIWQGIEFSQSKPQARVDGSTGVLFSDVAGIDEAVDELQELVRYLKNPELFDKMGIKPPHGVLLEGPPGCGKTLVAKAIAGEAGVPFYQMAGSEFVEVLVGVGSARIRDLFKRAKVNKPSVIFIDEIDALATRRQGIFSESTDHLYNAATQERETTLNQLLIELDGFDTGKGVIFLGATNRRDLLDPALLRPGRFDRKIRIRPPNAKGRLDILKVHARRVKISETVDLASYAKNLPGWTGAKLAQLLQEAALVAVRKGHSSIIQSDLDDAVDRLTVGPRRVGFELGHQGQCRRATTEVGTALTSHLLRRLENAQVERCDRVSIIPRGQTLSQVVFHRLDDEVYMFERRPQLVHRLQVLLAGRAAEELIFGRDTSRASVNYLADASWLARKIITIWNLETPMVIHGEPPPWRKSPKFVGPRLDFEGSLYDDYGLIERPVNFNLDDEIARRTEELMREMYATTLALLKRHQAALFKTVKVLLNQKEISGEEIDFILDSYPPHTPINLILEEGDPGSLPFFSQKQKQDTELEYSLLSS, from the exons atgtatttctCGGCTGTGGGTTTGGGTCCCTTTCAGAATAATCCATCACCTACACTTTTTCAGCCCCAACCCTCCATTATTCGTCGGGATTTCTCACTGCACGTCAAATTCCAACTTCAAAAACGTCAAAAGTATTGGAATTGTCCTGTGACAAGTGCAAAAAGAGTTCATTTTTATCATTCTCCTTATACCCTTTTTGGTAAAATCAAAGCAAATTCAAAGGCTTCTGAAAATTTGTATGGTAGTaatgatgaaaaagatgatttTGTGACCaggattttgaaggaaaatccAAGTCAAGTTGAACCCAGGTATTTGATTGGGAACAAGTTATATACGCTGAAGGAGAAAGAGAATCTGAGCAATAAGAATTTGGATTATGGGGTGGTTGGACTGCTGAAAACCTTAAATTTGAAGTCACTCCTCTCCAAAACAAGATATGAGGGTCAGTTAACTAAGTCTGGGGAGGAGGTGTATTTGAAGGATATTTTGAGGGAGTATAAAGGGAAGCTTTATGTGCCAGAGCAAATCTTTGGTGCGAATTTTTCCGATGAAGAGGAGTTTGAGAAGAATGTAGAGGAGCTGCCCAAGATGAGTATTGAGGATTTCAGGAAATGTATGAAAAGTGATAAGATAAAATTGTTGACTTTCAAGGAAAATCCTGCTTCTCCTTATGGCGTTGGATTCAGGGATTTTGTTGTTGAGTTGAAAGAAATACCGGGTGAAAGGAGTTTGCAGAGAACTAAATG GGCAATGAGGCTGGATGAGAGCCAAGCACAAGTTATGTTAGAGCAGTATACTGGACCTCGAAACGAAATAGAAAAGCAAATGATG TCTTTTGTAGGGAAATTGCCAGAATATCCTCATCCCATAGCGTCTAAAATATCAAGTAGGGTGATGGTAGAACTTGGAGTGTTGACTGCTGTCATGACTGCAGCTGCCATAGTCGTTGGTGGATTCCTTGCTTCAGCAGTGTTTGCTGTGACCAGCTTCATCTTTGCTGTAGCTGTCTATGTAGTGTGGCCTGTTGTGAAACCATTTCTCAAGTTCTTTTTTGGTATCATTTTTGGTGTTCTAGAAAGAGTGTGGGaaaattttttagattttttcacTGATGGAGGGTTTTTCTCCAAGTTGTACGAAGTTTATACTTTTGGTGGTGTTTCCGCCAGTATTGAAATGCTAAAACCGATACTACTTGTATTTGGCACTATGGTTATTCTCCTCCGTTTTACTCTATCAAGAAGACCGAAAAACTTCAGAAAGTGG GATATATGGCAAGGCATTGAATTCTCTCAGTCTAAACCACAAGCCCGTGTGGAT GGTTCAACTGGAGTTTTGTTTAGTGATGTGGCTGGAATTGATGAAGCGGTAGACGAGCTCCAGGAG TTGGTAAGATACCTGAAGAATCCAGAATTGTTTGATAAAATGGGGATAAAACCTCCACATGGAGTACTTCTAGAAGGTCCTCCTGGATGCGGAAAG ACATTAGTTGCAAAAGCTATAGCTGGTGAAGCTGGAGTTCCATTTTATCAAATGGCTGGCTCTGAATTTGTTGAGGTTTTAGTTGGTGTTGGTTCTGCCCGCATCAGGGATTTATTCAAGAGAGCCAAG GTAAATAAGCCCTCGGTCATTTTTATTGATGAAATAGACGCGCTGGCTACAAG GCGTCAAGGAATTTTTAGTGAATCGACCGACCACCTGTACAATGCAGCCACCCAGGAAAGAGAAACTACGTTGAATCAGTTGTTGATAGAACTAGATGGGTTTGATACTGGAAAAGGAGTCATATTTTTGGGTGCTACAAACAGGAGGGATTTGTTAGATCCAGCTCTTCTTCGTCCTGGTCGATTTGATCGTAAG ATAAGAATCCGCCCTCCGAATGCAAAAGGAAGACTGGACATTCTAAAAGTTCATGCACGTAGAGTAAAAATTTCAGAAACTGTTGATTTGGCGAGTTATGCCAAAAACTTACCAG GATGGACGGGTGCAAAGCTGGCACAGCTTCTCCAGGAGGCAGCTCTTGTGGCAGTTAGGAAAGGGCACAGCTCAATTATTCAGTCAGATCTGGATGATGCAGTAGACCGTCTTACAGTAGGACCCAGACGAGTTGGATTTGAGCTGGGTCATCAGGGACAATGTCGTCGAGCTACTACTGAGGTAGGAACTGCTCTGACTTCTCACCTGCTAAGGCGTTTAGAGAATGCTCAAGTGGAACGTTGTGACCGTGTCTCAATTATTCCCCGTGGACAG ACTTTGTCCCAAGTTGTGTTCCATCGCCTTGACGATGAGGTTTACATGTTTGAGCGACGGCCACAGTTGGTGCACCGCCTTCAG GTTCTACTTGCAGGAAGAGCTGCAGAAGAGCTCATTTTTGGTCGGGATACATCAAGAGCATCAGTTAACTACCTTGCTGATGCATCTTGGCTTGCTCGTAAGATAATAACTAT ATGGAATTTGGAGACTCCCATGGTCATACACGGGGAACCTCCTCCTTGGAGAAAAAGTCCGAAGTTTGTTGGTCCACGCCTTGACTTTGAAGGATCACTGTATGATGATTATGGCCTGATTGAGCGCCCTGTCAACTTCAATTTGGATGATGAAATTGCAAGGAGGACAGAAGAGTTAATGCGTGAGATGTATGCCACGACTCTTGCTCTGCTGAAAAGGCATCAAGCTGCTTTATTTAAAACTGTAAAG GTTCTTCTTAATCAGAAAGAGATTAGCGGAGAGGAAATTGACTTTATCCTTGATAGTTATCCACCGCACACGCCCATAAATCTTATCTTAGAGGAGGGAGATCCTGGAAGCCTTCCCTTCTTCAGCCAAAAGCAAAAGCAGGATACAGAATTGGAGTACAGCTTATTATCCTCATGA